The following are encoded together in the Limibacillus halophilus genome:
- a CDS encoding maleate cis-trans isomerase family protein — MSDRAFRIGQIVPSSNITMETEIPAMLRARGLILPDRFTFHSSRMRMKKVTKEELVAMDDESKRCAAELADAQVDVIGYACLVAIMSRGIGYHRQSRDTLTEVVQEISPKTRVVNSAGALVDGLNVIGARKISVITPYMRPLTGLVCDYIENEGIRVVDRVSLEISDNISVGEREPLAVLDQLDRIETRDVDAVVLSACVQMPSLPAIEIAQQRIGKPVVSAATCTVFAMLKELNLEPRVPDAGALLDGTYG, encoded by the coding sequence ATGAGCGACAGAGCTTTCCGAATCGGTCAAATCGTGCCGAGTTCGAATATCACGATGGAAACAGAAATTCCGGCGATGCTGCGGGCTCGGGGATTGATCCTGCCGGACCGTTTTACGTTCCATTCCAGCCGTATGCGCATGAAGAAAGTAACCAAAGAAGAACTCGTCGCGATGGACGACGAATCCAAACGGTGTGCGGCCGAATTGGCGGATGCTCAGGTTGACGTTATTGGCTATGCCTGCTTGGTTGCGATCATGAGCCGTGGTATTGGTTATCATCGGCAGTCGCGCGATACCCTGACGGAAGTGGTGCAAGAAATTTCTCCCAAGACTCGCGTCGTCAACAGCGCTGGCGCATTGGTTGATGGGCTGAACGTCATCGGTGCCCGAAAAATCAGCGTCATTACGCCTTACATGCGTCCGCTGACGGGGTTGGTCTGCGATTATATCGAGAACGAGGGTATTCGGGTCGTCGACCGGGTGTCGCTAGAAATTTCCGACAATATCTCCGTCGGCGAGCGTGAACCGCTCGCCGTTTTGGATCAACTGGATCGGATCGAAACGCGGGACGTAGATGCCGTTGTCCTGTCTGCCTGTGTTCAAATGCCCTCCCTACCGGCCATCGAGATTGCGCAGCAGCGAATTGGAAAGCCGGTCGTCTCCGCTGCTACTTGCACGGTATTTGCCATGCTGAAAGAATTGAACTTGGAACCGCGCGTTCCGGACGCAGGTGCCCTGTTGGACGGGACCTATGGATGA
- a CDS encoding amidase family protein: MTVQQDIRFMGINALRAEYTNGTLTPMQVIETMLDEIGRLNPVINCYTTVIRETALAQARESTERWRNNAPLGLLDGVPISVKDTLMVQGVPFRRGSRATSEELMAQNAPVVDRVLEQGAVVLGITTTPEFGVGPITISPLTGITRNPWDLSKNSGGSSGGAAASVASGLACIALATDAGGSTRIPAGFCGVVGLKPTGGRLPTYPPNVAGALSCPGVIARSVHDASMVLQTLARPDSRDAEMMDAPPSDWLELRPGRAEDLRTAVTTDLGYAPRVSADVSDLVGNAVDRLRAAGVAVETTHPKIDNPIEIFNTLFRAGFGYALRNFTDDQYAAIDETLRATVTKGREITLHQYLEAQDARRALAATFARFFEEYDVLLTPMTSVPAFDADRWVPDSFQDMEDPRAWTPFGYPVNLIQCPAATIPCGLSKDGLPIAIQVIGPRFGEDKVLAMAGLLESLILALPQVPAAVANAV; encoded by the coding sequence ATGACTGTGCAACAGGACATCCGCTTCATGGGAATCAACGCGCTCCGGGCGGAATATACCAACGGGACGCTTACACCGATGCAAGTGATCGAGACGATGCTTGACGAGATCGGCCGACTGAACCCGGTAATCAATTGCTACACGACAGTGATACGGGAAACTGCATTGGCACAGGCGCGGGAATCGACAGAGCGGTGGCGGAACAATGCGCCATTGGGCCTTCTGGACGGTGTCCCCATCTCCGTGAAGGATACGTTGATGGTACAGGGAGTGCCTTTCAGGCGCGGCTCGCGCGCGACCTCGGAGGAGCTGATGGCGCAGAACGCACCCGTAGTGGACCGCGTCCTGGAGCAGGGGGCGGTCGTCCTCGGCATCACGACGACGCCAGAATTTGGTGTTGGTCCAATCACCATCTCTCCGCTAACGGGTATCACTCGCAACCCTTGGGATCTGAGTAAGAATTCCGGCGGGTCCAGCGGTGGGGCCGCGGCCAGCGTCGCATCTGGTCTCGCCTGCATCGCGCTCGCGACGGACGCGGGTGGATCGACGCGGATTCCGGCGGGATTCTGCGGCGTCGTCGGATTAAAGCCGACTGGTGGGCGTTTGCCGACATACCCGCCGAATGTAGCGGGTGCCCTGTCCTGCCCTGGCGTCATAGCGCGCAGCGTCCACGACGCTTCTATGGTCTTGCAGACCCTCGCCCGACCTGACAGCAGAGACGCGGAAATGATGGACGCACCGCCGTCTGACTGGCTGGAGCTGCGGCCGGGCCGCGCCGAAGACCTACGCACTGCCGTCACGACGGATCTGGGCTATGCGCCAAGAGTGTCGGCAGATGTGAGTGATCTTGTCGGTAATGCGGTGGACCGGCTTCGTGCCGCCGGTGTGGCGGTAGAGACGACGCATCCCAAAATCGACAATCCGATTGAGATCTTCAATACCCTGTTCAGAGCTGGCTTCGGATATGCGCTGAGAAATTTTACTGACGACCAATACGCGGCGATCGATGAGACATTGCGTGCCACCGTGACAAAAGGACGAGAGATAACCCTGCACCAATATTTAGAGGCGCAGGATGCGCGACGTGCCTTGGCCGCGACTTTCGCGCGCTTCTTTGAAGAGTATGACGTGCTGCTGACCCCGATGACCAGCGTTCCGGCTTTCGACGCGGATCGCTGGGTGCCGGATAGCTTCCAGGATATGGAGGATCCACGCGCCTGGACGCCGTTCGGATATCCGGTGAATCTGATCCAATGCCCGGCGGCGACAATTCCCTGCGGATTGTCGAAAGACGGTTTGCCTATTGCGATCCAAGTGATTGGGCCTCGTTTCGGCGAGGACAAGGTCTTGGCCATGGCGGGTCTACTCGAATCTCTGATTTTAGCTCTACCGCAAGTACCAGCGGCCGTGGCGAACGCGGTGTAG
- a CDS encoding FAD-dependent oxidoreductase: MMRRIAIVGSGPAGFFLADALSKSGSVGVDLFERLTCPYGLVRYGVAPDHPATKEVMRIFDRVATRDNVRFYGGVNIGADITVADLCDVYEIVVIATGADSGRLAQFPGAEVRPDNVTAFDLMRAVNGHPNAAGLRLPNDVRSVAIIGAGNVAIDVARVLCREPERLRKWNTATGFLNWLEQQKIRWVDILCRCAPEGARFAPAMYDELVRVSSERNGTLVRFRYNTVPSAYDRRTLSIRTAHGIDSFIPADLVIHAIGQRAGAIPGLPVDAVSGAVQHREGWVVGDDSVFVQGWAAGALGTAIPDCRVAAKRVAPEILARLDRGTGILCGFDTAAILNRIGRVPINWEDWSRADAVGQRADRNLGTVR; this comes from the coding sequence ATGATGCGGCGGATAGCCATAGTCGGCAGTGGCCCGGCCGGGTTCTTTCTGGCAGACGCGCTGTCGAAATCGGGCTCGGTCGGCGTCGACCTGTTCGAAAGGCTGACTTGTCCCTACGGTCTGGTCCGTTATGGTGTCGCTCCGGATCACCCGGCGACGAAAGAGGTAATGCGGATATTCGACCGTGTAGCGACACGCGACAATGTGCGCTTCTACGGCGGCGTCAATATCGGCGCGGATATAACTGTAGCCGACCTGTGCGATGTATATGAAATCGTTGTTATTGCGACCGGCGCGGATAGCGGACGTTTGGCGCAGTTCCCTGGGGCGGAAGTGCGGCCGGACAATGTAACTGCCTTTGATCTCATGCGGGCCGTGAACGGGCATCCAAACGCTGCAGGGCTGAGATTGCCCAACGATGTGCGGTCCGTTGCGATCATCGGGGCGGGCAATGTTGCAATCGACGTGGCGCGGGTACTGTGCCGCGAACCGGAGCGGTTGAGAAAATGGAATACCGCAACGGGTTTTCTGAACTGGCTCGAGCAACAAAAAATTCGATGGGTTGATATACTATGCAGGTGTGCGCCAGAGGGCGCCCGCTTTGCTCCAGCGATGTATGATGAGCTCGTTAGAGTTTCTAGCGAGCGAAACGGTACTCTAGTGCGGTTCCGCTACAATACGGTTCCCAGTGCCTATGATCGTAGAACCCTCTCTATCCGCACCGCGCATGGGATAGACAGTTTCATTCCGGCTGATTTGGTGATCCATGCTATTGGGCAACGGGCGGGGGCGATTCCCGGCTTGCCTGTTGACGCCGTTTCGGGGGCCGTTCAACATCGGGAAGGATGGGTCGTGGGCGATGATAGTGTCTTCGTTCAAGGGTGGGCCGCCGGCGCATTAGGCACAGCAATTCCGGACTGCCGGGTAGCGGCGAAGAGGGTTGCGCCTGAGATCTTGGCCCGTCTTGACCGGGGCACCGGTATCCTGTGCGGATTCGACACCGCGGCGATTTTGAACCGGATTGGTCGGGTGCCCATAAATTGGGAAGACTGGTCGCGCGCCGATGCGGTAGGGCAGCGGGCAGACCGAAATTTAGGGACGGTCCGCTGA
- a CDS encoding IclR family transcriptional regulator: MVTDRGKEDTAMRRRSVQSITVGSALLDALANSTGPLPLGILSKAAGMHPSKARRYLVSFLECGLVEQRPDTGCYDLGPMALRLGFAAMSRLDPIRESVAGAEQLARTLDRTTMVSVWSNLGPIIIAWYDASEFVACNLRVGSVLPLIGSASGKLFLTHLPEATTAPLMEKFTECATTRNQTASAIRAKVAEVVEQAHHQDRYATTAGDLLPGLNAIGAPVFNSNGSIVAVIAEIHRQDDPTEIDGVSVHSAVLEKADEVSARLGYGSTGLSRVAHGPTTKSADRP; the protein is encoded by the coding sequence ATGGTAACTGATCGCGGCAAGGAAGATACGGCCATGCGCCGCCGGAGCGTGCAATCAATTACGGTCGGTTCCGCACTGTTAGATGCGCTGGCGAATTCCACCGGACCACTACCACTTGGCATTCTGTCGAAAGCAGCGGGGATGCACCCGTCCAAGGCACGGCGCTATCTGGTTTCCTTCCTGGAATGCGGTTTGGTCGAGCAGAGGCCAGATACCGGCTGTTACGATCTGGGACCGATGGCGCTAAGGCTTGGATTTGCGGCGATGAGTCGCCTCGACCCGATTCGCGAAAGTGTTGCCGGGGCGGAGCAACTGGCGCGAACCTTGGACCGGACGACGATGGTTTCGGTTTGGAGCAATCTAGGCCCGATCATCATCGCTTGGTACGACGCCAGTGAATTCGTTGCCTGCAATTTGCGGGTAGGATCAGTCCTGCCGCTGATCGGAAGCGCCAGCGGCAAACTGTTCCTGACGCATTTGCCTGAGGCAACAACCGCACCGCTGATGGAGAAATTCACGGAATGCGCCACCACGCGCAACCAGACGGCATCGGCAATTCGCGCTAAGGTGGCGGAAGTCGTGGAACAGGCACACCACCAGGACCGCTACGCCACCACAGCCGGCGACCTACTTCCCGGACTGAACGCCATCGGTGCCCCCGTTTTTAACAGCAATGGTTCGATTGTCGCGGTGATTGCGGAGATCCATCGGCAAGACGATCCTACCGAGATAGACGGCGTATCAGTCCATAGCGCCGTGTTGGAGAAAGCCGACGAGGTTTCGGCCCGACTGGGCTATGGCTCGACAGGGCTATCGCGGGTCGCCCACGGTCCGACAACCAAGTCAGCGGACCGTCCCTAA
- a CDS encoding flavodoxin domain-containing protein, translating into MERLDMAAFVATMTGQAELLAEDLADKFKEACDLGLILLEEAEPADLAAQKLALIVSSTYGVGEVPEPTKPVYARIKHERPDLSGLIYGVISLGDSTYHNTFARGGQLWDDLFAKCGAWRVGDILKLDATVPEDSLNLASTWFETWLEAARAQLEAPASAGGVEVSAGGR; encoded by the coding sequence ATGGAGCGACTGGACATGGCGGCCTTCGTCGCGACGATGACCGGACAGGCCGAATTGTTGGCGGAAGATCTTGCCGATAAATTCAAAGAGGCTTGCGATCTGGGTCTGATTCTTCTGGAGGAGGCGGAGCCCGCGGATTTGGCCGCGCAGAAACTGGCGCTGATCGTTTCCAGCACCTACGGCGTTGGCGAAGTGCCGGAACCGACCAAGCCCGTCTATGCTAGGATTAAGCATGAACGGCCGGACCTGAGTGGTCTGATCTACGGTGTCATTTCGCTGGGCGACAGCACCTATCACAATACCTTCGCCCGGGGCGGTCAACTGTGGGACGACTTGTTTGCGAAATGTGGTGCTTGGCGGGTCGGAGACATCCTGAAGCTTGATGCCACTGTACCCGAAGATTCGCTAAATTTGGCGAGCACTTGGTTTGAAACTTGGCTGGAGGCTGCGCGCGCGCAACTGGAAGCCCCCGCTTCGGCCGGGGGGGTGGAAGTGTCCGCCGGCGGGCGATGA
- a CDS encoding CoxG family protein, whose translation MIIAGERRVPASRQAVWHAVTDPDVLRGFIPGCQELTQTEPYQYDAVVQVKVGPLKANFSGRVRLTQVDAPQGCRIEGEGQGGAAGFASGAADLELDEGSGDTVIRYAAEAKIGGKLAQIGSRIVTGVAEKLTQTFLDNLVNHFEQDERAA comes from the coding sequence ATGATTATTGCCGGCGAACGGCGAGTACCTGCATCTCGGCAGGCGGTTTGGCACGCGGTCACTGATCCGGACGTGCTGAGAGGCTTTATCCCCGGCTGTCAGGAACTGACACAGACGGAACCGTATCAATATGACGCCGTGGTTCAGGTGAAGGTTGGTCCGCTAAAGGCGAATTTTTCCGGTAGGGTTCGCCTGACTCAGGTTGATGCACCACAGGGATGCCGCATCGAAGGTGAGGGACAGGGCGGCGCTGCCGGGTTTGCCTCGGGGGCTGCCGATCTTGAGTTGGATGAGGGATCTGGTGACACTGTCATCCGCTATGCTGCGGAAGCCAAGATCGGTGGCAAGCTGGCACAAATAGGATCTCGTATTGTGACCGGTGTCGCCGAAAAATTAACACAGACCTTCTTAGACAATCTGGTGAATCATTTCGAACAAGATGAGCGGGCAGCGTGA